One segment of Trachemys scripta elegans isolate TJP31775 chromosome 1, CAS_Tse_1.0, whole genome shotgun sequence DNA contains the following:
- the TMEM52B gene encoding transmembrane protein 52B, whose protein sequence is MGIGSPLVTLSAVASLSWFPQVRCEEACVNAEHCSSTDWVRLWYIWLVVVIGGLLLLCGLVSACVRCCCRQAGEESGSHPYEVTVIAFDHDNTLQSTITSLHSVFGPAARRILAVARSHNTVLGSPPPCGSETPPVYEEALHMSRFTVARTGQRVPDLAPVLEEKQQVSAVKDDSQ, encoded by the exons ATGGGGATCGGTAGCCCGCTTGTGACCCTCTCTGCTGTGGCAAGTCTCTCTTGG TTTCCCCAAGTAAGATGTGAGGAGGCCTGTGTGAATGCTGAACA CTGCTCAAGCACTGATTGGGTCCGTCTCTGGTACATCTG GCTGGTGGTGGTGATTGGTGGGCTGCTGCTTCTGTGTGGCCTGGTGTCAGCCTGTGTGAGGTGCTGCTGccggcaggcaggggaggagtcGGGTTCCCACCCCTATGAGGTCACAGTCATCGCCTTTGATCATGACAACACTCTCCAGAGCACTATCACTT CTCTGCATTCAGTGTTTGGTCCTGCTGCCAGGAGGATACTGGCTGTTGCACGTTCCCACAATACCGTGCTAGGATCACCACCGCCTTGTGGATCGGAGACCCCTCCAGTCTATGAGGAGGCCCTACATATGAGCAGGTTCACAGTAGCCCGGACTGGGCAGAGAGTCCCAGACCTAGCCCCAGTGCTAGAGGAAAAGCAACAGGTGTCAGCTGTGAAAGATGATTCACAATAA